From one Streptomyces sp. CA-210063 genomic stretch:
- a CDS encoding RrF2 family transcriptional regulator, translated as MRISARADYAVRAVLEVAVRQDSGPVKAEVIATVQEIPHKFLEGILGDLRRAGLVTSRRGGSGGYQLAREPAAITVADVIRAVDGPIVSVRGERPTGLTYTGSAEPLLPLWIALRANVRRILEGVTVADIAAGTLPEPVKELAAEPAAWENP; from the coding sequence ATGAGGATCTCTGCGCGGGCGGATTACGCGGTACGAGCGGTGCTGGAAGTGGCCGTACGGCAGGACAGCGGGCCGGTGAAGGCGGAGGTCATCGCGACCGTGCAGGAGATCCCGCACAAGTTCCTTGAGGGGATTCTCGGGGACCTGAGGCGGGCCGGCCTCGTCACCAGTCGGCGGGGTGGCAGCGGCGGGTACCAACTGGCACGTGAACCGGCCGCCATCACCGTCGCCGATGTCATCCGGGCCGTGGACGGTCCCATCGTGTCGGTGCGCGGCGAACGTCCCACCGGCCTGACCTACACCGGGTCCGCCGAACCGTTGCTGCCGTTGTGGATCGCGCTGCGGGCCAACGTGCGCCGCATCCTGGAGGGCGTCACCGTGGCGGACATCGCCGCGGGCACCCTCCCCGAGCCGGTGAAGGAGCTGGCGGCGGAGCCGGCGGCCTGGGAGAACCCGTAG
- a CDS encoding sulfite exporter TauE/SafE family protein yields MRTLVVLALAGLGAQLVDGSLGMAYGVTSTTLLLAMGTNPAAASATVHLAEIGTTLMSGASHWRFGNVDWKVVARIGVPGAVGAFLGATVLSSLSTEVAGPVMSLILLGLGLYVLSRFTLRGLPKDRLGQPLRRRFLSPLGLVAGFLDATGGGGWGPVGTPALLASGRMEPRKVIGSIDTSEFLVAVSASLGFLLSLGSQGLDWAWVAAFLLGGLIAAPIAAWLVRLVPPRVLGSAVGGVIVATNVRTLLKSDWIAASSSVSTVVYVAVYALWAAALTYSIREHLKEKAATPAPVRDAGNGATSHDEPALAEPAATHNG; encoded by the coding sequence ATGCGGACGCTGGTAGTGCTCGCGCTGGCGGGCCTGGGGGCCCAACTCGTGGACGGCAGCCTGGGCATGGCCTACGGCGTGACCTCGACGACGCTGCTGCTCGCGATGGGCACCAACCCGGCCGCCGCCTCGGCCACGGTGCACCTGGCGGAGATCGGCACGACCCTGATGTCGGGCGCCTCGCACTGGCGGTTCGGGAACGTGGACTGGAAGGTCGTCGCCAGGATCGGCGTACCGGGCGCGGTGGGCGCGTTCCTCGGCGCCACGGTCCTGTCGTCGCTGTCCACCGAGGTCGCCGGACCCGTGATGTCGCTGATCCTGCTGGGCCTCGGCCTCTACGTCCTGTCCCGCTTCACCCTGCGCGGCCTGCCCAAGGACCGCCTCGGCCAGCCGCTGCGGAGGCGGTTCCTGTCGCCGCTGGGCCTGGTCGCCGGCTTCCTCGACGCGACCGGCGGGGGCGGCTGGGGCCCGGTGGGCACCCCCGCTCTCCTCGCCAGCGGCCGTATGGAGCCTCGTAAGGTCATCGGGTCGATCGACACGAGCGAGTTCCTCGTCGCGGTCTCCGCGAGCCTGGGCTTCCTCCTCTCCCTCGGCTCCCAGGGCCTCGACTGGGCCTGGGTCGCCGCTTTCCTCCTCGGCGGCCTGATCGCCGCGCCCATCGCCGCCTGGCTGGTCCGCCTGGTCCCGCCGAGGGTGCTGGGCTCGGCGGTGGGCGGCGTCATCGTCGCGACGAACGTCCGCACGCTGCTCAAGAGCGACTGGATCGCGGCGTCGAGTTCCGTGAGCACGGTCGTTTACGTCGCGGTGTACGCGCTGTGGGCGGCGGCCCTGACGTACTCGATCCGAGAGCACCTGAAGGAAAAGGCCGCCACCCCCGCGCCCGTAAGGGACGCGGGGAACGGCGCGACCAGCCACGACGAGCCCGCACTCGCCGAACCGGCCGCCACACACAACGGCTGA
- a CDS encoding GNAT family N-acetyltransferase has translation MEIRSATDKDLDVFVDTVHAAFGRFPETPVEGGGLWWSALEMDRCLLALTADGRPVGTAAAHPFELTLPGETLVPASGVTAVGVLPSHRRRGVLSTMMRHQLTELRARGEFLSVLLASEAPIYGRFGYGPATYTQQLTVPRHRAALAVPRARTAAGVAGAPAAGSDNDSDNGSDNGSVEVLRRAECGEILEAVYDRYRRAQPGALSRPHRWWALRAGQPPISPAPRYIAVHRDADGVPDGYASYSIDDPSTLTVDETIATDDAVFTALARFVLGHDLVTQVVFKHVPPEHPLRWQLADFRAGQVSDEMDWLYVRLLDVPQALTARGWFTDGELVLDVDDPFLGEHGRYLLAVQDGKADCVPTDREPDLSLDIRDLGSIYLGGTAPSTLVRAGHIRAHHPGAATLADALFRADRPPHCLHWF, from the coding sequence ATGGAGATCCGTTCCGCGACCGACAAGGATCTCGACGTTTTCGTCGACACAGTCCATGCCGCGTTCGGGCGCTTCCCGGAGACCCCGGTCGAGGGCGGCGGGCTCTGGTGGTCGGCGCTCGAAATGGACCGGTGCCTGCTCGCCCTGACGGCGGACGGGCGGCCCGTCGGCACCGCCGCCGCGCACCCTTTCGAACTCACCCTGCCCGGTGAGACCCTCGTCCCGGCCTCCGGGGTGACCGCCGTCGGCGTCCTGCCCTCCCACCGGCGCCGAGGCGTGCTCAGCACGATGATGCGGCACCAGCTCACCGAGTTGCGGGCCCGGGGAGAATTCCTCTCCGTGCTGCTGGCCTCCGAGGCCCCGATCTACGGCAGGTTCGGCTACGGACCCGCGACCTACACGCAGCAGCTGACGGTGCCGCGCCACCGGGCCGCCCTCGCCGTTCCCCGGGCCCGCACCGCGGCGGGCGTCGCGGGCGCCCCAGCGGCCGGCTCGGACAACGACTCGGACAACGGCTCGGACAACGGCTCGGTCGAGGTGCTGCGGCGTGCCGAGTGCGGCGAGATCCTGGAAGCGGTGTACGACCGGTATCGCCGCGCCCAGCCCGGCGCGCTGTCCCGGCCGCACCGCTGGTGGGCCCTGCGCGCGGGGCAGCCCCCGATCTCGCCGGCACCGCGCTACATCGCCGTCCACCGGGACGCCGACGGCGTCCCGGACGGGTACGCCAGCTACTCGATCGATGACCCCAGCACCTTGACGGTCGACGAGACCATCGCCACCGACGACGCCGTCTTCACGGCCCTGGCCCGGTTCGTACTCGGACACGACCTGGTCACTCAGGTCGTGTTCAAGCACGTCCCGCCCGAGCACCCGCTGCGCTGGCAGCTCGCGGACTTCCGCGCCGGCCAGGTGAGCGACGAGATGGACTGGCTCTACGTACGGCTCCTTGACGTCCCGCAGGCGCTGACCGCACGTGGCTGGTTCACGGACGGCGAACTCGTCCTCGACGTCGACGACCCGTTCCTCGGCGAACACGGCCGCTACCTGCTGGCCGTCCAGGACGGCAAGGCCGACTGCGTCCCGACAGACCGGGAGCCCGACCTGTCCCTGGACATACGCGACCTGGGCTCGATCTACCTCGGCGGCACCGCCCCGAGCACGCTCGTGCGTGCCGGACACATCCGGGCCCACCACCCGGGCGCGGCCACCCTCGCCGACGCCCTCTTCCGCGCCGACCGTCCCCCGCACTGCCTGCACTGGTTCTGA
- a CDS encoding GNAT family N-acetyltransferase: MYPVHRVSKRLEVRELRSEDAEAVFAIYGSEQATEHLSFEPRTRDEVRQIVSRSIEAGTARDRREYVVAVVERDTDTLVGFGRLALDPHQPSGATMGFALRPASWGRGYGVETVRLLLGLGFEELNLHRVWGARSPANEASARTMARAGMVEEGRIREHIRKGGAWRDSIVHAMLDHEWAARNQSG, from the coding sequence ATGTATCCGGTCCATCGCGTGAGCAAGCGTCTGGAAGTACGCGAACTGCGGTCTGAGGATGCGGAGGCCGTGTTCGCGATCTACGGCAGCGAGCAGGCGACCGAGCATCTGTCCTTCGAACCGCGCACGCGGGATGAGGTGCGCCAGATCGTGAGCCGTTCCATCGAGGCAGGTACCGCCAGGGACCGCAGGGAGTACGTCGTCGCCGTGGTCGAACGTGACACGGACACGCTCGTCGGCTTCGGTCGGCTGGCCCTGGACCCGCATCAACCCAGCGGAGCGACCATGGGTTTCGCCCTGCGCCCAGCCTCTTGGGGGCGAGGCTATGGAGTCGAGACTGTGCGGTTGCTGCTCGGCCTCGGCTTCGAGGAACTGAACCTCCACCGCGTCTGGGGCGCTCGTTCCCCCGCCAACGAGGCCTCCGCCAGAACGATGGCGCGGGCCGGGATGGTCGAGGAAGGCCGGATTCGCGAGCACATCCGCAAGGGCGGAGCGTGGCGGGACTCCATCGTCCACGCGATGCTCGACCACGAGTGGGCGGCTCGGAACCAGAGCGGTTGA
- a CDS encoding ATP-binding protein: MPGGEVAVTPGGETDGGTGASGGTGGDAPALTPETLLLKRHFTGETLPQMRAQVEDTAAAAGLGGVRLGEFTLAVSEIAANAVEHAGGQGRLELRRLPHELECRITDNGPGFTPTLPELLPGLTESCRGRGLWLAHLVTDRLTVTTDTTGVGAAVTLAVRLG; encoded by the coding sequence ATGCCAGGCGGGGAAGTGGCCGTGACGCCGGGCGGGGAGACGGACGGCGGAACCGGTGCGAGCGGCGGTACGGGTGGCGACGCCCCCGCCCTCACCCCCGAAACGCTCTTGCTGAAACGCCACTTCACCGGCGAGACCCTCCCCCAGATGCGCGCCCAGGTCGAGGACACGGCCGCCGCGGCGGGCCTCGGCGGCGTACGCCTCGGCGAGTTCACCCTCGCTGTCAGCGAAATCGCCGCCAACGCCGTCGAACACGCCGGTGGCCAAGGCCGCCTCGAACTCCGCCGCCTCCCCCACGAACTGGAGTGCCGCATCACCGACAACGGCCCCGGCTTCACCCCCACCCTCCCCGAACTCCTCCCCGGCCTCACCGAGAGCTGCCGAGGCCGCGGCCTCTGGCTGGCCCACCTGGTCACGGACCGCCTGACGGTGACGACGGACACGACGGGGGTGGGGGCGGCGGTGACGTTGGCTGTGCGGTTGGGGTGA
- a CDS encoding ABC transporter substrate-binding protein, giving the protein MRHKARTIVAATAALGLAAALSGCGGNTDAESGTVSLTVVATNYGDSVHKNSEGYWGRVALAFGAEHPGIDVNVEVYAPDEVDEKVAELVEQGEAPDIVQTDSYSEYAARDLLYSADDVLSVPVQASFVPSLAKAGEMDRAQYGLPFTASTRLLYYNKDLFRRANLNPPETWGQLLAAARVLKAQGVKYPIAVPLGPQEAEAETLMWLLAGDGGYTDTTNSYDIASAANVATLTWLKENLVGEGLTGPVAPGELNRGTAVDAFLTGDVAMVNGPLSLIRQIEDSSDSVSYGTVPLPSRDGKETPTMGTADWVIAFKNDDRRDAIGQFLDFLYSDKYVIEQAAEYELLPVTTSAADTMRADKKHQSQWNGLDTLQNLRLYPVAETNWSEVATAIREQIGGAVTPDGNPKAVLESIARVTK; this is encoded by the coding sequence GTGCGCCACAAGGCCCGGACGATCGTGGCGGCCACGGCCGCGCTGGGACTCGCGGCCGCGCTGTCCGGCTGCGGCGGGAACACGGACGCGGAGTCGGGGACGGTCTCCCTGACGGTCGTCGCGACCAACTACGGCGACAGCGTGCACAAGAACTCCGAAGGCTACTGGGGCCGCGTCGCCCTCGCGTTCGGCGCCGAGCACCCGGGCATCGACGTGAACGTCGAGGTGTACGCCCCGGACGAGGTCGACGAGAAGGTCGCCGAGCTGGTCGAACAGGGCGAGGCACCGGACATCGTGCAGACGGACAGCTACTCCGAGTACGCCGCGCGGGACCTCCTCTACAGCGCGGACGACGTGCTGTCGGTCCCGGTCCAGGCCTCCTTCGTACCGAGCCTCGCGAAAGCCGGCGAGATGGACCGGGCCCAGTACGGCCTGCCGTTCACGGCGAGCACCCGGCTGCTCTACTACAACAAGGACCTGTTCCGGCGGGCGAACCTGAACCCGCCGGAGACATGGGGCCAACTCCTCGCCGCCGCCCGCGTGTTGAAGGCACAGGGCGTGAAGTACCCGATCGCCGTGCCGCTCGGCCCGCAGGAGGCGGAGGCGGAGACGCTGATGTGGCTGCTGGCCGGCGACGGCGGCTACACCGACACCACGAACAGCTACGACATCGCCTCCGCCGCCAACGTGGCGACGCTGACCTGGCTGAAGGAGAACCTGGTCGGCGAGGGTCTCACCGGCCCGGTCGCCCCCGGCGAGCTGAACCGTGGCACGGCCGTCGACGCGTTCCTCACGGGTGACGTGGCCATGGTCAACGGCCCGCTGTCGCTGATCCGCCAGATCGAGGACTCCTCCGACTCCGTGTCCTACGGCACCGTCCCGCTGCCGAGCCGCGACGGCAAGGAGACGCCCACCATGGGCACCGCGGACTGGGTCATCGCGTTCAAGAACGACGACCGTCGCGACGCCATCGGCCAGTTCCTCGACTTCCTCTACAGCGACAAGTACGTGATCGAGCAGGCCGCCGAGTACGAACTGCTCCCCGTCACCACGTCCGCCGCCGACACCATGCGCGCCGACAAGAAGCACCAGTCCCAGTGGAACGGCCTCGACACCCTCCAGAACCTCCGCCTCTACCCCGTCGCCGAGACCAACTGGTCCGAGGTCGCCACGGCGATCCGCGAACAGATCGGCGGGGCGGTGACGCCGGACGGGAATCCGAAGGCGGTGCTGGAGTCGATCGCGAGAGTGACGAAGTAG
- a CDS encoding calcium-binding protein, whose product MPAHRLRKHRAVTAVTAITATTALPLALGAALLTASAVHAAPAPTASLVHDKGELWFKAAPGQANRLTVSAKIVERTEWEADYVLTFNDRYAITLGASECTYPKPADRTVAECAVPIPMGSDDSDIYDVSLGDGNDTVTIAAANSAYAAIYGGTGNDVLLGNNSVVLHGENGNDRIDGGGGVWGLGSFGGRGNDTMTGCSFACHGGADHDTLTGGGPANGNANALYGDSGNDTLRGRAGNDVLYGGKGHDKLYGEDGNDKLFGNSGNDVLYGGKGKDTLSGGPGRNKLHQN is encoded by the coding sequence ATGCCCGCACACAGACTGCGCAAGCACAGAGCCGTCACAGCCGTCACCGCCATCACAGCCACCACCGCCCTCCCCCTCGCTCTGGGCGCGGCCCTTCTCACCGCGTCCGCCGTCCACGCCGCCCCCGCACCCACCGCCTCCCTCGTCCACGACAAGGGCGAACTCTGGTTCAAGGCCGCCCCCGGGCAGGCGAACCGGCTGACGGTGTCCGCGAAGATCGTGGAGCGGACGGAGTGGGAGGCGGACTATGTGCTGACCTTCAACGACCGGTACGCCATCACCCTCGGCGCGAGCGAGTGCACCTACCCGAAGCCGGCCGACCGTACCGTCGCCGAGTGCGCGGTTCCCATCCCGATGGGCTCCGACGACTCGGACATCTACGACGTCAGCCTGGGCGACGGCAACGACACGGTGACCATCGCCGCCGCCAACTCCGCGTACGCCGCGATCTACGGCGGCACCGGCAACGACGTCCTGCTGGGCAACAACTCGGTCGTGCTCCACGGCGAGAACGGCAACGACCGGATCGACGGCGGCGGAGGTGTCTGGGGCCTCGGCTCCTTCGGCGGCCGGGGCAACGACACCATGACCGGCTGCTCCTTCGCGTGCCACGGCGGCGCCGACCACGACACCCTCACCGGAGGCGGCCCCGCGAACGGGAACGCCAACGCCCTGTACGGGGACTCCGGCAACGACACCCTGCGCGGCCGGGCCGGAAACGACGTCCTCTACGGCGGCAAGGGCCACGACAAGCTGTACGGCGAGGACGGCAACGACAAGCTCTTCGGCAACAGCGGCAACGACGTCCTGTACGGCGGCAAGGGCAAGGACACCCTCTCCGGCGGCCCCGGCCGCAACAAGCTCCACCAGAACTAG
- a CDS encoding pyridoxal phosphate-dependent aminotransferase, whose product MADNVTSLFRSTAAHSPSMAALTREGGEGAGPVDFCIPCNPYFPTPAMFDDMAARLRDIITYYPSGADTITAELCNLLQLPPQCVAMGNGSTELITWLDHLMVRESLAVPVPTFGRWTDQPMETGKRVDMFPLQESSGFALDLAQYAEFIRARGTRVAVICNPNNPDGGFLHRHALVQFMDAMADLDLIVIDESFLEFADAESEPSTVQDAVMRPNVVVLRSLGKNFGLHGIRFGYLVANPALAGKVRSMLPKWNLNSFAEHVVFMLKNHGAEYMESLHQVRRDRLDMARQLSALPGLTVYPSQGNFLFVRLPVGAEGTVVRDRLLTEHRILVRECGNKVGSSSRFLRLVVRPQVDVRRLVSGLESVLYGSRRGAAVPELSTGTSYSSGTAAVDRLMGETSGTGMHNLAAQAMSMPAPAPAASMQFAPPAPAPAASMQFASPAPAPAASMQFAPPAPAPAPMPTPAPMPAPMPAAPAAGMPAPGLQPVAQTGMPGLAAAAQGRRANGAAQGLTAAQVRGRTQPEPLEEPQGWPAAGAVYNQVG is encoded by the coding sequence ATGGCCGACAACGTCACCTCGCTGTTCCGCAGCACTGCGGCGCACAGCCCCTCGATGGCTGCGCTGACACGCGAGGGCGGCGAGGGTGCGGGGCCGGTGGACTTCTGTATCCCGTGCAACCCTTACTTCCCCACCCCCGCCATGTTCGACGACATGGCGGCAAGGCTGCGCGACATCATCACGTACTACCCGAGCGGCGCCGACACCATCACGGCGGAGCTGTGCAATCTGCTCCAACTGCCGCCGCAGTGCGTGGCGATGGGCAACGGCTCGACCGAACTCATCACCTGGCTCGACCACTTGATGGTCCGTGAGTCCCTCGCCGTCCCCGTCCCCACCTTCGGCCGCTGGACCGACCAGCCGATGGAGACCGGCAAGCGGGTCGACATGTTCCCGCTCCAGGAGTCCAGCGGCTTCGCCCTGGACCTCGCGCAGTACGCCGAGTTCATCCGGGCCCGCGGCACCCGGGTCGCCGTCATCTGCAACCCGAACAACCCCGACGGCGGCTTCCTGCACCGGCACGCACTGGTGCAGTTCATGGACGCCATGGCCGACCTGGACCTGATCGTCATCGACGAGTCGTTCCTGGAGTTCGCCGACGCCGAGTCCGAGCCCAGCACCGTCCAGGACGCGGTCATGCGGCCCAACGTGGTCGTGCTGCGCAGCCTCGGCAAGAACTTCGGTCTGCACGGCATCCGCTTCGGCTATCTGGTCGCCAACCCGGCGCTCGCCGGCAAGGTCCGCTCGATGCTGCCGAAGTGGAACCTCAACTCCTTCGCCGAGCACGTGGTGTTCATGCTGAAGAACCACGGCGCCGAGTACATGGAGAGCCTGCACCAGGTCCGCCGGGACCGGCTGGACATGGCCCGCCAGCTCTCCGCCCTCCCCGGGCTGACGGTCTACCCGTCCCAGGGGAACTTCCTCTTCGTGCGCCTTCCCGTCGGCGCCGAGGGCACCGTGGTCCGTGACCGGCTGCTCACCGAGCACCGGATCCTGGTCCGCGAGTGCGGCAACAAGGTCGGCTCGTCCAGTCGCTTCCTGCGACTCGTGGTACGGCCCCAGGTGGACGTGCGTCGCCTGGTGTCCGGCCTGGAGTCGGTTCTCTACGGGTCCAGGAGGGGAGCCGCCGTACCCGAGCTGAGCACCGGGACCAGCTACAGCTCGGGTACGGCGGCCGTGGACAGACTGATGGGCGAGACCAGCGGCACCGGGATGCACAACCTCGCCGCGCAGGCCATGAGCATGCCCGCACCGGCGCCCGCGGCCTCCATGCAGTTCGCGCCCCCGGCGCCGGCCCCCGCGGCCTCCATGCAGTTCGCTTCCCCCGCGCCGGCCCCGGCCGCGTCCATGCAGTTCGCGCCCCCAGCGCCGGCCCCGGCGCCGATGCCCACGCCCGCCCCGATGCCGGCCCCGATGCCCGCAGCACCGGCCGCCGGCATGCCCGCGCCCGGCCTTCAGCCCGTCGCCCAGACCGGCATGCCCGGCCTCGCGGCCGCCGCCCAGGGCCGCCGCGCGAACGGCGCCGCCCAGGGTCTGACCGCCGCCCAGGTACGCGGCCGTACGCAGCCGGAGCCGCTGGAGGAGCCGCAGGGGTGGCCGGCGGCGGGAGCGGTGTACAACCAGGTGGGGTGA
- the mmsB gene encoding multiple monosaccharide ABC transporter permease: MSTDVTAKSPAPAPPGKSGGAAGGNLLQLMMDGMRRNMRQYGMLIALGLIVAFFAVMTDGDLLLPRNVSNLVLQNSYILVLAIGMMLVIVAGHIDLSVGSLTAFVGAFAAVLTVQNGVPWPVAMVLCLLAGAVAGSIQGFFIAYLGIPSFIVTLAGMLTFRGITEILLEGQTLGPFPEGLKKMGNGFLPEVGPETNYHNLTLLLGLVLITFVVIQEVRDRKRQQEFSLDQLPTNLFMLKLVAIVSALMVVTLLLASYNGAPIVLIILGLLVVGYGYVMRNTVFGRHIYAIGGNLPAAKLSGVKDKKVTFFVFLNMGVLAALAGLVVAARLNAAGPKAGLNYELEAIASAFIGGASMSGGVGTVLGAIIGGLVLGVLNNGMNLLGVGSDWKQVIKGLALLAAVGFDVWNKRKSGS, from the coding sequence ATGAGCACGGACGTGACCGCCAAGAGCCCGGCCCCCGCGCCGCCCGGCAAGAGCGGGGGTGCGGCGGGCGGGAACCTGCTGCAGCTGATGATGGACGGCATGCGCCGCAACATGCGGCAGTACGGCATGCTGATCGCGCTCGGCCTGATCGTGGCGTTCTTCGCCGTGATGACCGACGGCGACCTGCTCCTGCCGCGCAACGTCTCCAACCTGGTGCTGCAGAACAGCTACATCCTGGTCCTCGCGATCGGCATGATGCTGGTCATCGTGGCCGGCCACATCGACCTGTCGGTCGGCTCACTGACCGCGTTCGTCGGCGCCTTCGCGGCCGTACTGACCGTGCAGAACGGCGTACCGTGGCCCGTCGCCATGGTGCTCTGCCTCCTCGCGGGCGCGGTGGCGGGCTCGATCCAGGGCTTCTTCATCGCGTATCTCGGCATACCGTCGTTCATCGTCACCCTCGCCGGGATGCTGACCTTCCGCGGTATCACGGAGATCCTGCTGGAGGGCCAGACCCTCGGTCCCTTCCCGGAGGGGCTCAAGAAGATGGGCAACGGCTTCCTCCCGGAGGTCGGCCCGGAGACCAACTACCACAACCTCACCCTGCTGCTCGGCCTCGTCCTGATCACCTTCGTGGTGATCCAGGAGGTCCGGGACCGGAAGCGTCAGCAGGAGTTCTCGCTCGACCAGCTGCCGACCAACCTCTTCATGCTGAAGCTGGTCGCGATCGTCTCCGCCCTGATGGTCGTCACCCTGCTGCTCGCCAGCTACAACGGTGCGCCCATCGTGCTGATCATCCTGGGCCTGCTGGTGGTCGGTTACGGCTACGTCATGCGCAACACCGTGTTCGGCCGCCACATCTACGCGATCGGCGGCAACCTGCCGGCGGCGAAGCTGTCCGGCGTCAAGGACAAGAAGGTCACCTTCTTCGTCTTCCTGAACATGGGTGTGCTCGCGGCCCTGGCCGGTCTGGTCGTCGCCGCCCGCCTCAACGCGGCCGGACCGAAGGCGGGCCTGAACTACGAACTCGAGGCGATCGCCTCGGCGTTCATCGGTGGCGCGTCCATGAGCGGCGGTGTCGGTACCGTCCTCGGCGCGATCATCGGCGGTCTCGTCCTCGGTGTGCTGAACAACGGTATGAACCTCCTCGGCGTCGGCTCCGACTGGAAGCAGGTCATCAAGGGCCTGGCCCTGCTGGCCGCGGTCGGGTTCGACGTGTGGAACAAGCGCAAGTCCGGTTCGTAA
- the mmsA gene encoding multiple monosaccharide ABC transporter ATP-binding protein has protein sequence MAGPVLEMRSIVKTFPGVKALSDVTLTVRQGEVHAICGENGAGKSTLMKVLSGVHPHGSYEGDILFEGELCSFKDIRASEQHGIVIIHQELALVPFLSLAENIFLGNEHASRGVINWNDTLRHASELLRRVGLDDHPETRVADIGVGKQQLVEIAKALSKKVKLLILDEPTAALNDEDSGKLLDLILELKNQGITSIIISHKLNEIRRVADSVTIIRDGKSIETLDVKAEETTEDRIISGMVGRDLDHRFPERTPHEPEAGSAPALEIRNWTVHHPIDQQRKVVDDVSINVRRGEIVGIAGLMGAGRTELAMSVFGRTYGRHAGGTVLKDGKEIRTKSVPEAIGHGIAYVTEDRKHYGLNLIDTINRNISLTALNKVSKRGVVDEHEERQVAERYRTSMNIKAPTVFEPVGKLSGGNQQKVVLSKWIFAGPDVLILDEPTRGIDVGAKYEIYTVIDKLAAEGKAVVFISSELPELLGMCDRIYTMAAGRLTGEFPRAEATQESLMRQMTKDKEVTR, from the coding sequence ATGGCGGGACCCGTCCTGGAAATGCGCTCGATCGTCAAGACCTTTCCCGGTGTGAAAGCGCTGTCGGACGTCACACTGACCGTCCGCCAGGGCGAGGTCCATGCCATCTGCGGTGAGAACGGCGCCGGGAAGTCCACCTTGATGAAGGTGCTCTCCGGCGTCCATCCGCACGGCAGCTACGAGGGCGACATCCTCTTCGAGGGTGAGCTCTGCAGCTTCAAGGACATCCGGGCCAGCGAGCAGCACGGCATCGTCATCATCCACCAGGAGCTGGCGCTGGTGCCGTTCCTGTCCCTCGCGGAGAACATCTTCCTCGGCAACGAGCACGCCTCGCGCGGGGTCATCAACTGGAACGACACGCTGCGGCACGCCAGCGAGCTACTGCGCCGGGTGGGTCTGGACGACCACCCCGAGACCCGGGTCGCCGACATCGGCGTGGGCAAGCAGCAGCTCGTGGAGATCGCGAAGGCGCTGTCGAAGAAGGTGAAGCTGCTCATCCTCGACGAGCCGACCGCGGCGCTGAACGACGAGGACAGCGGCAAACTCCTCGATCTCATCCTGGAGTTGAAGAACCAGGGCATCACCTCGATCATCATCTCCCACAAGCTCAACGAGATCCGCCGGGTCGCCGACTCGGTCACGATCATCCGCGACGGGAAGTCCATCGAGACCCTGGACGTGAAGGCCGAGGAGACCACCGAGGACCGGATCATCTCCGGCATGGTCGGCCGCGACCTCGACCACCGCTTCCCCGAGCGCACCCCGCACGAGCCGGAGGCGGGCTCGGCCCCGGCCCTGGAGATCCGCAACTGGACCGTGCACCACCCGATCGACCAGCAGCGCAAGGTCGTCGACGATGTGTCGATCAACGTCAGGCGCGGGGAGATCGTCGGTATCGCGGGCCTGATGGGCGCCGGCCGCACCGAACTCGCCATGAGCGTCTTCGGGCGGACGTACGGCCGGCACGCGGGCGGCACGGTCCTCAAGGACGGCAAGGAGATCCGTACCAAGTCGGTCCCCGAGGCGATCGGGCACGGCATCGCGTACGTCACCGAGGACCGCAAGCACTACGGCCTCAACCTCATCGACACCATCAACCGGAACATCTCGCTGACCGCCCTGAACAAGGTCTCCAAGCGCGGTGTGGTCGACGAGCACGAGGAGCGGCAGGTCGCCGAGCGCTACCGCACGTCCATGAACATCAAGGCGCCGACCGTCTTCGAGCCGGTGGGCAAGCTGTCCGGCGGCAACCAGCAGAAGGTCGTCCTCAGCAAGTGGATCTTCGCGGGTCCGGATGTGCTGATCCTGGACGAGCCGACGCGCGGTATCGACGTCGGCGCCAAGTACGAGATCTACACGGTCATCGACAAGCTGGCCGCTGAGGGCAAGGCGGTCGTCTTCATCTCCTCCGAGCTGCCGGAACTGCTCGGGATGTGCGACCGCATCTACACCATGGCCGCAGGGCGGCTGACCGGTGAGTTCCCGCGTGCCGAGGCCACGCAGGAATCGCTGATGCGTCAGATGACGAAGGACAAAGAGGTAACCCGATGA